A genome region from Arachis duranensis cultivar V14167 chromosome 6, aradu.V14167.gnm2.J7QH, whole genome shotgun sequence includes the following:
- the LOC107493462 gene encoding uncharacterized protein LOC107493462 gives MTGRRSGASTFFDSEPERTLLRLMREAREKRAIGAEEEEEYFELNMEGNMENQHEEEANNHGGGSRANHAGEDRRVGGDRGGVGGSGGGGRRWKEEEERGGRREVGGVAAGSGWSAGAVVAGGG, from the exons atgacagggagaagaagtggGGCTTCAACTTTCTTCGATtctgaaccagagaggaccctccTTAGATTAATGAGGGAAGCAAGAGAAAAACGTGCAATCGGtgctgaagaggaggaggaataCTTTGAACTAAACATGGAAGGCAACATGGAAAACCAACATGAAGAAGAGGCTAATAACCATGGGGGAGGAAGTAGAGCAAATCATGCTGGGGAGGATAGAAGAGT TGGCGGCGATCGCGGAGGAGTGGGGGGCAGCGGCGGTGGTGGGAGAAgatggaaagaagaagaagaaagagggggTAGGAGGGAGGTGGGTGGTGTGGCGGCGGGTTCTGGGTGGTCGGCGGGTGCGGTGGTGGCCGGTGGTGGGTAG